In Hymenobacter volaticus, the genomic window CTCAATGTAAGAACGTTGTTTGGTGACAATAATTAGAGTCTTGTTCTCACTGCTATAGGTATGGATATATTCTGTGTCTTTAAGCTTACTAAAGACCCTCTCAAAGTCTTCTGGCTTCCAATAACCGTCTTCTTTAGCATCTTCATCCTCGGAATCTCTCTCTTCCGGTTCTTTACACCTAAAGATGACTGTGCTCATCTTCGGAAGAAGATTTTGCAAAGGAATCTCGCTTATCATCTTATCATCGAAAGATGATACGAACTCTTCCAAGTTGATTTTATCTTCTATTTCTAATGTACTACTATTTCTGAGGATAATATTCCAGTCGGCATCTTCGCTATATAAAGCTTTTATTTTTTTATCTACATCATTGCTGGCAGTGTTTGCCACCATAGTAGCTTCGCCGATGTTGGGAATAGTCCTGGTAAAGCGTCCAGTGAATTGAAGAGTAATCCCGAGGCTTTTATGCATGTCATGTAGAGCTGCAATCTTGAGTTGAGGTAAGTCAAAGCCTTCTCCCAACATGTCAACGCAGATAACAATCTTTGATTCTCTCGATAGTATTTGAGCTAAAATCCGTGCCTTCTCAAGGTCTCCTAGTTGGCTATGAATCACCACCGGCTTTAAGTCCTCGTTAGGGCTATAGTAAGGGAGTATTTCCTCAGTTCTTTTAATTGAACTAACCCTGGCCATCATGATATGGTCAAGACCACTTTCTAGGTCTCTCCTCAGTATGCGAATGGCTTTCTCAGCAATTAACTTGTCCGCCTCAATAGGGTTGACCTCAAAAATTGATTCAAGATTTATTCTCTTGAAATATTGCTCTTTTTGAGCCTTCGCAAGCGGATAGTTAAAAATTGTTTTCCCATCTATATGCTGCCCATCGTTTCGAAAGGGTGTCGCCGTGAATTGAACAATTTTTTTCTTCAGAAACCGCCCCCGAAAGGTAAACCAGGTTTTGGCTGGTATGTGGTGAGCCTCATCGATAAACAAGTGACTTACTAGCTCAGCGATTCTAACCTGCACTTCAGGCGTACAGCCACCAACAATACTCATTGTAGTGACCACTATATTACACGAGTTAAATATGTCGTCGGCTTCTTCGGATGTTCTAGGCTTATGCCTTAACAAGCAAACCACTGGGAAATCCGCATTCTGGCCAATAATACCGAACTCTTTCAGAACACCAATAGATAGGAATTTATTGGCTATCTGGTTACGAAGGGCATCAGTAGGAACAACAACCAGTATTTTATCACACTGATGATAGACTGTTACCCCCAACATGGTTTCCGTTTTGCCGGTACCCGTTGGCATAACAATGGTTGCCGGAGACTCACTTACCGTCCAATGTGCGGAAATGGCATGAATGGCCCCTACTTGCGGATTCCTTAGGCCAAACTGGACAATTCTATCTTCCGCCTCATCCCGAATTTCTGGAAGAAAATTAAAGTTGTTCTTCCAAGTTAAAGTCACCTGCCGGGTATATTCTATCCGTTCGTCTGTTTGCGACGCAAGGCTTACGCTATCCATGACAGGATGCTTGAACCAGAATAGTTGACCGGAATTCGAGCGGGTGAGAATCTTTTCATTCTCCAAAACCCTTAATTGTGTGAGTTTATCGGCATGGGCTACGATAACAGCCTCAGAACCATCAGGCAAAGAAATTCTTACCCCTGTTATACCTTTCGCTGTGAACTCAGTACCTACCTCGAAAATCTTGACTGGAAGAAAAGCAATCTGCTTTATGGGGTTCTGTTGAATCTTTGTATCAATTTTAAAAACAGCGGGCAATATGTAGATGGGAACAGTGGGGTCTGGCATCTTATAGGTTGTGTAGAATTTATATAAAAGCAGCTCTATGTGAATCTTTTGTCAAGCTTCTGTCTTAACGATTTATGCTTTGCTATCAACAAGTCAATATTCTTTATAGTGCGCCCTATGTACTTAGCTAGCTTTTTCGGAATATATCATCAAGCGAAGAATTTTGTTATTCCCTATGACCACCTAATAGTTTAATTATTGTAGAGCGTAGGCTTTTCATCAGCGGCTTAGTTATTCAAGATTCCATTGTAAAGTACCAAGTTACCTAGGCCTAAACCCGAAGCAAGTGTTATGTCCGCCGAAGTTTCTAACATTTTTCACTGGGCACAAAAAACCCTGACATCCATCGGGACGCCAGGGTTTATCATAGGCCTTATTTACATTCAGGCTTGCTGCCTTTGGGCCTCAAGGCATGCAGCATCGAAGCAAGGGGCTCCAGGTTGGAAGTATATTATCATTTGTGCAATTTTATGCACGACAGTGCCATTATCATCTACTTCATTCAAGGCAAGCTCTACTTGAGGTGCGCCGCTTGGACCTGGATTCGAGCATATACCAAGCAAAAATCTATTTTTGTTTGCTTGCTGAGGATGATGTCTTTTGAATTGAGCTATTAAGTCTATTTTTTCTGCACAGGCAATGTGAGGAGGTATATTATAACTATATGTTCCGCGGCCAAAAGGGGTGAAAAACTCTTGGAGATTAGCCATATTCGACAATTGAAGTTGGTGGATGCACTTAGCGACGAGTATACGAAACGATACTACCTAGGGCTACAGCTACTTTATATATCTGCTCACAGCACTGTTGGGAAGACCTACCCTTCATCCCACGGCACTTCGGAGCAGAGGGAGTCCGCTTATTAGCTAGGAGCAACATGTTCGCCCGCAAGGCTACTACGTTTCCGCTAACGCCGGCAAAAATTACCACCTGAAATTCACTTCAACTAACGTCTTAGGGTTCAGTGCTGAAGGTTAGCAGGAATAAGATTCTCCTTCGGAATCGGTCGTAATCTCTACCGTTTATGAATAGGACTGCGAGGGTAAAGTTTGAATAAATTTAATATCATTAATAGAAGTACTTTGCGGATGGTCGTAATACGAATCAATTCGAGCCTTACAAGCAAGCAACTTCTGAACATAGTCTTTTACATAGTGTTACATAAACCATGCACCCGTTGCACCATCGTGACATTACTCTAGACGTGTTTAACGAATCAACGGGCATGGTTGCTGCTTCTCTGGCAAATTCGCCTGTGACTAGCAGTGTAATGAGCTTTGTAGATACATATCTGTTACAGAACACATTGTCGTGAACTTTTTGGATTATCTCCGACCTATACCTGCTGAACCAATAATGTCGCAAGGATGGGAACCCGGCTGCATCGTCGGGTTTGTGCATTTATAGTCCTGTAATTAGATGCCCAAGTGTTTTCTTACCATTTTTTCTACTAACGGTGAAGACTCATCTACCTCTTCGGCAGCTTTGTCCATTTTCGGTTTAAGCTCACGAAATGATGCATCAAGTGTAGCCAACGAAATTCGATTGTTGAGGTAGCTGCTTATAATCTGGATGTACTCCATAGAAACTTTTAGGATAGTGCTGTTAAATGCCTCAAGGCCATTTTTATCGGTTTGAGGCAACAGAAAACCAAGAGTGACGTATGATTTCATCAGCTCTTCCTGTACAGCTAACAAGCTGTTTAATAACCGTTTCAACTCCTCATGGTCATCATTGATAACCACAGTAAGGTAGTTGACTCTGGCAAACAGTAGACCTACTGCCTGTGCATAGCTTCTGATTTCGGCATTACGGATAGATACAAGGCCATTGTAACGTAGCTCGTCCCGTTTACTTCGCCTATCCAGAAGGATTTTTAAGAGCGCCAGTGGAATGCCAGCTAAGGCAAATATTTGAACCCAGTACTGGATGGCGTAATTGAATAATTGCTTTATTGTCATCGTATAAAGATGAAACCTAGCTTAGGCTAGGGAGAATGGTCTGTACACTACACCAAAAACCATGTACCCTATTTTGACTAGAGTGGTACAGATTAGTCAACAATAGTGGTACAAGGCTAAGCATCCAAGGTGACTCAAAATCAGAAAAACAACCTCTACTCCCAGGGCCTTGAAAATATAGTGCAGTAGCGGATAGCAAACCTAACTTCTCAAGTGAATTTACTTAAAATACAAAATTTATCACTTTAGGTAAGCAATAATGAATCATTGTTTTCTATTCCGTAAAATTGAACAGACGAAGAACTTTTAAGATGTAATCTGATGTAGCTATTGATTCTTCTTCGCTTATACCTGAAGCATCTGCCAATTTATTATAGTAATGGAAATGAGATTCAACTATTACCATTAATTTCTCAATTTCAAATAGAACAGCAACTTTGTCATTGTGTTTTGACTTAATATTAACTGGACATATACATGCAAACAGAGTGAAAAATGAGGATATTTCAGGTGGCAAATCTTTATTTAGCCAATAAAACCAATACGGAAAACTATTATCTAGGAACAAAAAGAATTTTCTAACTTCAGGTATCTCAAACAACTCGCGCGAGTCATTATCGTAGCCCGTTATAACGATATTTATTTTATTATAAACCTCTCTTGGATTCTCATAATAATTTAGCAAAGTGCCATATATATCGATTACATCAAAATCTTCTATCTCCTTTTTATCGAATTGCATCATTATGATGTCAGCATCAGAGTAGTTCATATCTTTTAGCTATTTATTTTTATTAAGCCAAGCTCTTAATTCGAAAAATGTCATAACCCAATACTCACTTACCAAAAATTTTACAACATTGGGACTTGATGTTACGAATATTTGATTTATTGAGTATCCAGGCTTCAAATCAATACCATGCTGCAATTTAAAAACACTAGCCACAGAATGGTAATTATTTAAAACCCAGTCTATTTTTTTCAAAAACTTATAATGATATTTTTTTTGATTGAAATGGTCATTAATTACTTGCCCCATCCCTCTAGCATCGACTATAGTTGCTAAGTTTTTACACTCTATAACAAGCATTGCATTAGCATCCCTATCAAAAGCAATAATATCTATTTCGCCACATGATAAATCTTTTTTGTTTACTTTTTTAAGATTTATTATACACATGTAATTATTCGATTCCAATAACTTCTTGGTCTCTTGTTCAAATATATCTTCATGATAGTAACGCTCAATTTCTGCCAGCTCAACAGCAGAACCTTTATACTTCTTGAGGTCACTTCTCTGACCTGAAACCAACTTATATATAAAAGTATTTAACCACTCTGATATTGCCGTTGGGCTTATTATTAAATGTGTTTTACTAGATGTAATTGAAACGTGGCTCGCAGTTGCATCATCATATATTGCTTCGAGGTTATCAGACAAGTTTAACACTATTCCACAATAGTTTAACAACCTGACAGATTGACTTTTCCTTAAAAAGTCTCTTGGTTCGTAAAAAGGGTGACTAGCATTTAATGCTATAAATTCCAAGAAGCCTTTGACACTTTCTCGAGAAATGCCTGATGCGCTAACAATGAAATCGATAGCTTCTTCATATGGTTGAACTAGTATCTCAGCAGATATAGGACCACATATTTTCTCTAAAATATCTATTGATAATTTGCTTGCTATTTCAAGTGTGAATTTGAAATTATCACTTAGGAAACTATCAATTTTTGCTAGTAGTACAGGATTATGAGGACTAATAGGATTATCAGAACGCGAATGACCATCACTAGTTAAATAAGATGCAATGTTCTTATATAGTGCCCTATCTTTATTATCTCTAATTATGAAGCCATCCTGAATAGTAGATGGGCTAAAAACAAGATAAGACGATTTTAAAATATCTTTCAGATGGTGTAAAAAATTAGAGCTTTCAGATGAGGTAATCATTCCAGCTAGAACAGTAAACATATCATTCAAGTCCTGTTCATCAGGCTTCAACTTCTTGAATGTGAATTTTCCGTTTAGCTTTTCTATCGCTTTCTCAGTTACATATCTCCACCCATACCTGCCTATTGGCGCTAATTCAGATGACTCTCCAACAAGTTTTGCTACGTCAGACTTAGGCATATGGTATATCATTGTCCACACTGCAATTTGTCTGTAAGCTTCGAGTGCCCAACTAGCAGGATGGCATCTATTTAAAATAGAATCAAATTCTGCTCTTAACTTATCAAAGCTCTTATTGTGAAAGCTCTTTACTTGATTCAGGTCACTAGTCTCGTGAACAATTCCTTCCGGCCATGCCTCTGTTATAACTCTGCAAATTGTTGAATAATTTATTGAACTAGCTGGTAAAAAGGGCTTTTTACTCTTTTCTTTAATACTAGAATTAGACATACTAACTACTGATTTTTAGGCATTTATTTAAGAATACAATTTATCAATAAATTGCAGTTAATATGCTTTTTATATCATATGAATGTTGGCTTAAATAAAAGTGATGGGTAGAGCAGTGGACAACTCGATGATTTCATATCCCCCAATTATTTGGCCTGCTATAAAAGCAGGGTACATTCTCTAATACACCAAAAGCTGGCCTTAACTATGCTATTAGCGTCCTACGAATACAAAAGAAGAAGGCCAAGTAACTCATCACGCTGAGGTAGGCGGCTCCTGGCTCCAATTTTATGGTGGACCAACAGAGCTGTCAGTAATAGAGATACGACTGCCGACGAGACTATAGTATATCAGGTCTGTTTTGCTCTTGGATGTCTTAGCTAGTCCTCGATGTAGATGCGCTTGATACCGCCGTTTGGATAGACATGCGCTCTACTAGTCTGCCTATTATAAAAGAAGGTGAAGCTCTTAGTACGCCCCACAAATAGATAGTTGGGGGAGGTCCGAATAAATTTGCCCTCATACTCAATTACCACTCTATCTACATTCCTTATGGTTTTCAGGTAATAGCCCGATGACAATGCCCAGAGGAAATTACCCCACAGGAGCAGGAGCATCAAACAGAATGTTTGGATTCCAGTGCGTAGAGTCTTGTTATGAGCTTCGGCAGCAGCGTCACTACCACTTCTTTTAAACTTCACACAGTGCTTAATTACGAAGTCATCTAAGAACACGGCTCCGAAGAAGATTAGCCAAGATGATATTGTATATATATCAATTGCACCCTTCAGATATGTTTGCCATACACTACACACTGAGAAAGTTACTGCACCCCACCAACATAGTTTTGCAGCACCTGAGCCAAAGTATATCTTTCTGAGGTTGTGCAGTAAGGAAATGGGAACATCTATATTAAAGAGGGACAAGGTCTGACTTACGGTCTGCTGATTGGAAATAACTATCATTAGGCATGTATAAAGTCCTATTGCGATAAACTGGGAAAGGAGATAGCCCGACATTAAGGACAACAATTCCCCTAGCTCCAAATAGTCCGTGATTGCGATGCCAAAGACCTTATAGAATACGATTACTCTAACAAGGCAAATGACAAGTAGTAGTAGTGATGCTAGGGGTAGATTATCCTTGATTCTATCGAACATATCGGGTAGTATAGGGTCATTCCAAAGTTAGGCTACTTAACCCTACTGCTTCGCCTTGGGCACAAAAAAACCGGTCCTTTAAAGCACCGGCTTAGTTCTAATTTTGAGTATAAATAATGTTAGTTCTGCGGGCGGTAACGCACTGGTTCCTACTCTAACCCGTTCCGCCAGACTGGTCATATATTTCTTTGCATAGTATTCCTAGCACGATTAAATCGATTATCCCGAACAATTGAAAGTTGCCTGGGATAACATTGTCACCAAGCAAAAACACTGAGCGCATAGGTCTATCAACAAAGAATTCGAGGGAGGTTAATGCCTGGGCTGATTAGTAATTCGACTGCTGCGCCATCCAGGCCAGCGCAAAGCATCCTGCCACGAAAGCACCTACCCAATACAGCAGGGTAAATAGACCTTTCTCCGTGAAGCGTTGGGCATTCCTGCGAGCTTTTCTAACCAGCAGTGCTGTTAGCAATCCAAGGGGTACGAGTACTATCAAACCGACGATACCGAAGAAGGTCAATGTGCCTGAAACAAGATTGTCTCCAAGCAGGAAGACGGAGTGCATAGCCGTATCTTGTTATGGTTATTCTATCAATATAGCTCCGCACTAATCATGCCGACCTCCCACTACTCCTCCGGGCCTTACTCTTCGACCAGCAAGCCCAGGTAGTTTGGGATGAAGGCCGACACCTAGCCACTAGGTATGAGGAAGTGGATACCGTCGCCCTTTACCACATGGCAGGCGGCTTCTTCGTGGAGTTGTTCTATAATCCCCTAGATAACGTGCTCCAGGACAAGCTCAGAACTTTTGTAAGCACGGCGCTGCTGGAACCCTATGCATCTGTCGTCAACCTGGACGACTTGAAGCTGGAGTAGGCCCCCAAGCCCAAGCGGATTACAAATATTTCTGGTAATTACATACTAATTTGTTTAGCACCACGTATACTTGCATCAAAACCATGTAAACGTCCTGCTATGCAACACACCAGACTACCCAATACGCCAGTATTAGACGCTGAGAGGCCATGTTCGCGCTTGTAGATTGCAACAATTTCTACGCAAGCTGTGAGCGAGTATTCCGGGCCTCCCTGGCTATTGTACCCGTAGTGGTGCTATCAAACAACGATGGTTGCCTGATTTCCCGTTCTGCAGAGGCTAAGGCCCTGGGTTTCCAGATGGGAGACCCCTATTTTCAGGTAAAGCTCGAGTTGGATTACAATAAAGTCCGTGTATTCTCCTCGAACTATGCGCTCTACGGGGACATGTCTAGGAGGGTCATGCACTATCTGGCGTCGGTGGCCCCCACCATTGAAATCTACTCCATTGACGAGTGCTTTCTGGACTTGCACGGCATGAATCGCTACCTCTATCCCGACCTTGCTGTGTTCGGAGCCGAGGTCCGGGAACAAATCCGCCGCCGCACTAAGATTCCGACCTGCGTCGGCATAGCGCCCACGAAGACCTTGGCAAAGCTGGCGAACCGGATAGCTAAAAAGTACCCGGCCATGAAGGGAGTTTGTTACCTGGACACCGAGGAGAAGCGCCGAAAGGCCCTAGAGCTAACCAAGGTGGAGGACGTGTGGGGCATCGGGCACCAATACGCTACCAAGCTCCAAGCTCAGGGAATCCGCACCGCTGCCCAGCTCACCCAGCAAAGCGAGAATTGGGCTAGGAAATTTCTTGGTGGCGTTGTCAGGGTCCGGCTGTTGCGGGAACTCCAAGGCAAGGTATGCCACCAATTGCAGCTCTCAGAAGACGGTACCCTCTCTCGCCAGTCTATCCCTACAGCCGCACCTTTGGGACGCCCCTGACCACCTTTCCCGACGTTCTGGGCGCGGTTAGCTCCTTCACTTCCAGGGCCGCTGAAAAGCTCCGTCGCCAGGGTTCCGCAGCCAATACCATGTCGGTATTCCTGAGCAAAGACCGGTTCAGTTTGGCGCCAGGGCCGCATTCATCCTCCACTGTCATTTCGCTCCCCGTAGCCAGCAGCGACACCTCCGACCTGATACGCTTAGCCCGCACGGCCCTCAAGCGGCTATGGCAACCGGGGTGCGTCTACAAGAAAGCCGGGGTCATCTTCGATGGCCTGGAAACGGACGGTCAGCAGCAGCTTGATTTGTTCGCCAAGGTCAACGTCGGAGAGGCTCGCGACAAGCTAATGAAGGGCCTGGACAAGCTCAACGAACGGTTCGGGTCCGGGGCCGTGACCTTCGCATCGGCGTTCGTGAAGAAAGGAGAACGCCCGGTTTGGGATAGCAAAGCTGACTTTAAGAGTCCCGCCTACACGACTGATTGGGACGAGCTATGGTTCATCACTTAACATTTTAGTTAGATTGTAGCGGACCCTCAATATTTAACAAAATTCTAAACACTTCATTGGATGGATAACTCATTAAAGAAGATAAATAATCGCATCAAAGAAATAATTATAGCCGTTAACAAAGTATCACATGTTTGCTATAATCCTCTATGCGAAACCCATAATATGGCAATAAATTCGCATGTTTTACAAAATAAAGTACTATGGAATCATATAATAGGTAAAATACATGGCAAAGACAAAATAATTCAATTATCTACAAGCGATTATTTTCAACAGTTAAAATTTACAGAAGGTCGGATATACCAATTCTCACCTGCGGGTCCCGAATTAAATATGATGGCCTATTGGGGATTTTGCAATCCTCCTTGCGATAACGACTTATTTTCTAG contains:
- a CDS encoding Y-family DNA polymerase, which gives rise to MFALVDCNNFYASCERVFRASLAIVPVVVLSNNDGCLISRSAEAKALGFQMGDPYFQVKLELDYNKVRVFSSNYALYGDMSRRVMHYLASVAPTIEIYSIDECFLDLHGMNRYLYPDLAVFGAEVREQIRRRTKIPTCVGIAPTKTLAKLANRIAKKYPAMKGVCYLDTEEKRRKALELTKVEDVWGIGHQYATKLQAQGIRTAAQLTQQSENWARKFLGGVVRVRLLRELQGKVCHQLQLSEDGTLSRQSIPTAAPLGRP
- a CDS encoding DinB/UmuC family translesion DNA polymerase gives rise to the protein MPPIAALRRRYPLSPVYPYSRTFGTPLTTFPDVLGAVSSFTSRAAEKLRRQGSAANTMSVFLSKDRFSLAPGPHSSSTVISLPVASSDTSDLIRLARTALKRLWQPGCVYKKAGVIFDGLETDGQQQLDLFAKVNVGEARDKLMKGLDKLNERFGSGAVTFASAFVKKGERPVWDSKADFKSPAYTTDWDELWFIT
- a CDS encoding chlororespiratory reduction 6 domain-containing protein, with product MNYSDADIIMMQFDKKEIEDFDVIDIYGTLLNYYENPREVYNKINIVITGYDNDSRELFEIPEVRKFFLFLDNSFPYWFYWLNKDLPPEISSFFTLFACICPVNIKSKHNDKVAVLFEIEKLMVIVESHFHYYNKLADASGISEEESIATSDYILKVLRLFNFTE
- a CDS encoding DEAD/DEAH box helicase, whose amino-acid sequence is MPDPTVPIYILPAVFKIDTKIQQNPIKQIAFLPVKIFEVGTEFTAKGITGVRISLPDGSEAVIVAHADKLTQLRVLENEKILTRSNSGQLFWFKHPVMDSVSLASQTDERIEYTRQVTLTWKNNFNFLPEIRDEAEDRIVQFGLRNPQVGAIHAISAHWTVSESPATIVMPTGTGKTETMLGVTVYHQCDKILVVVPTDALRNQIANKFLSIGVLKEFGIIGQNADFPVVCLLRHKPRTSEEADDIFNSCNIVVTTMSIVGGCTPEVQVRIAELVSHLFIDEAHHIPAKTWFTFRGRFLKKKIVQFTATPFRNDGQHIDGKTIFNYPLAKAQKEQYFKRINLESIFEVNPIEADKLIAEKAIRILRRDLESGLDHIMMARVSSIKRTEEILPYYSPNEDLKPVVIHSQLGDLEKARILAQILSRESKIVICVDMLGEGFDLPQLKIAALHDMHKSLGITLQFTGRFTRTIPNIGEATMVANTASNDVDKKIKALYSEDADWNIILRNSSTLEIEDKINLEEFVSSFDDKMISEIPLQNLLPKMSTVIFRCKEPEERDSEDEDAKEDGYWKPEDFERVFSKLKDTEYIHTYSSENKTLIIVTKQRSYIEWGNIKGISDTIWNVYIAHKEQESSLLYIYSSSDEHQLKLAEAISPGVVQLSGEMMFRSFSDINRAVLFNIGLKNAISGPIQYKMFSGTDLKEALSPANKANYFKSNVFGIGYENGEKVSVGCSYKGKVWSYSKAANLVKWREWCYNVGRKVSNDTLDSDRIIDGLLKATIATSRPIAMPITIEWPVSVMNAPQRSVHLLFGDIEVPIYLTSIDLADPSIDGPLKFIVSYIGDSSEYELVIEEPNEDNKRGFLYRKLSGPDIHISKGTKNQVIEDWFLKEGPAIRFLNTSYLENNIFVDASDHSYPPFDVDQIAPWTWPGILLKRESQYKKRDGVVEHRRNSIQFHTIEQLKQSGYDIIFDDDDQGEAADIITFRKSRNKVLVEFFHCKYSLEETPGNRIDDLYVVCGQAQKSIHWRYKTIDLIDHMLRRDSERIARGFPTRFETGTKQMLADFKRSLEILPAMYKIFIVQPGLRKATIPDSSLHVLGSTQGYLKETYNLDLGVISS